Proteins from a genomic interval of Danio rerio strain Tuebingen ecotype United States chromosome 4, GRCz12tu, whole genome shotgun sequence:
- the tigarb gene encoding fructose-2,6-bisphosphatase TIGAR B (The RefSeq protein has 5 substitutions compared to this genomic sequence) has product MLTFALTIVRHGETQYNRDKLLQGQGIDTPLSDTGHQQAAAAGRYLKDLHFTNVFVSNLQRAIQTAEIILGNNLHSSATEMILDPLLRERGFGVAEGRPKEHLKNMANAAGQSCRDYTPPGGETLEQVKTRFKMFLKSLFQRMFEEHGSALSSVPSEADQPVIAGLADDGAQNVPVHALMVSHGAFIRISVRHLVEDLQCCLPAGLKMNQVFSPCPNTGISRFIFTIHREESVLRATRIQGVFINRKDHLEEVKNSD; this is encoded by the exons ATGCTCACATTTGCATTAACGATCGTTCGACA TGGAGAAACACAGTACAACAGAGATAAACTGCTGCAAG GTCAGGGTATTGACACACCTCTGTCAGACACGGGACATCAGCAGGCGGCGGCTGCTGGACGCTACCTAAAAGATCTGCATTTCACCAATGTCTTTGTCAGTAATCTACAAAGAGCTATACAG ACAGCTGAGATCATTTTAGGAAACAATCTTCATTCTTCTGCGACTGAGATGATATTGGATCCTTTACTCAGAGAGAGG GGTTTTGGGGTTGCAGAGGGAAGACCAAAGGAACATTTGAAGAACATGGCGAATGCAGCAGGTCAAGCCTGTAGAGATTACACACCGCCCGGGGGAGAGACATTGGAACAG GTAAAGACTCGCTTCAAGAAGTTCCTCAAATCCTTGTTTCAGCGCATGTTAGAGGAGCACGGCTCTGCGTTGAGCTCTGCGCCATCGGAAGCAGATCAGCCTGTGATCGCTGGACTGGCAGACGATGGAGCACAGAACGTACCCGTCCACGCTCTGATGGTCAGTCACGGGGCGTTTATCCGCGTATCTGTGCGTCATCTGGTGGAGGATCTGCAGTGCTGTCTGCCCGCAGGTCTTAAGATGAACCAGGTGTTTTCTCCATGTCCAAACACTGGCATCAGCAGGTTCATCTTCACCATCCATAGGGAAGAGAGTGTCCTGCGGGCCACACGCATACAGGGGGTCTTTATCAACAGAAAAGACCACCTGGAGGAAGTCAAAAACTCTGACTGA